A region of Deltaproteobacteria bacterium DNA encodes the following proteins:
- a CDS encoding glycosyltransferase, translating into MRILLVDTAREMRGGQRQVALLASGMLRAGADVRVAVRPDSPLGARLAELDVPTVFVQPRFEGDPLAARSLGRVIDLYSIDLVNAQSSHDHTLAWFAGSFATRTHRRVVTRRVDFGPGSGWFNRRKYLRGADRYIAISDAIARVLTEYGVPAWRIETIHSSVTPIEPVPGARNEVLAELGWPDDSWVVGDVAALEDHKGHVDLIDAFALVAAKHASARLALIGDGSRRAELEARVRQLGLGGRVRLLGHRTDVARLLSALDLFAMTSRQEGLCTSILDAMSAGVPVVATNAGGIPEIVRDGETGRLARTGDPASIAEKILDAAATSEFSRKLAERARHMVRDEFGVDGMVKKSLGVYTDLMKC; encoded by the coding sequence ATGCGTATCCTGCTCGTTGACACCGCGCGCGAAATGCGCGGCGGGCAGCGACAGGTGGCGCTGCTGGCGTCGGGGATGCTGCGAGCCGGCGCGGACGTCCGCGTCGCGGTTCGGCCCGATTCGCCCCTCGGTGCGCGGCTCGCGGAACTGGACGTCCCGACCGTGTTCGTCCAGCCGCGCTTCGAGGGCGATCCGCTCGCGGCGCGCTCGCTCGGGCGCGTCATCGACCTGTATTCCATCGACCTCGTCAACGCGCAATCGAGCCACGATCACACGCTGGCGTGGTTCGCGGGCTCGTTCGCCACGCGCACACACCGGCGAGTGGTCACGCGGCGCGTCGATTTCGGCCCGGGGAGCGGGTGGTTCAACCGGCGCAAGTACCTGCGCGGCGCGGACCGCTACATCGCGATCAGTGACGCCATCGCCCGGGTGCTGACCGAATACGGCGTCCCCGCCTGGCGAATCGAGACGATTCACAGCAGCGTGACGCCGATCGAGCCCGTCCCCGGCGCGCGCAACGAGGTGCTGGCGGAACTGGGCTGGCCGGACGATTCCTGGGTGGTGGGCGACGTCGCGGCGCTCGAGGATCACAAGGGACACGTCGATCTCATCGACGCGTTCGCGCTCGTCGCCGCGAAGCACGCATCGGCGCGCCTCGCCCTGATCGGCGATGGTTCGCGCCGTGCGGAACTGGAGGCGCGTGTTCGGCAACTCGGGCTCGGCGGGCGGGTGCGTTTACTCGGTCACCGCACCGACGTGGCACGTTTACTTTCGGCGCTCGACCTTTTCGCCATGACGAGCCGTCAGGAGGGACTTTGCACGAGCATCCTCGACGCCATGTCCGCCGGGGTGCCGGTGGTGGCGACGAACGCGGGCGGAATCCCCGAGATCGTGCGTGACGGCGAAACGGGCCGCCTCGCGCGAACGGGCGACCCCGCCTCGATCGCCGAAAAGATCCTCGACGCCGCAGCCACGTCGGAATTTTCCCGCAAACTCGCCGAACGCGCGCGGCACATGGTGCGCGACGAATTCGGCGTGGACGGCATGGTCAAAAAGAGCCTCGGCGTTTACACGGACCTGATGAAATGCTGA